The Verrucomicrobiota bacterium region CCTGCAACGGCGCGCGAAACAACCAGACACCGGCAACGAGAGTCAGACCGACGACTGGAACAAGCAGACGAGGCGGTTTCATTGTGGTTGCCACAATCCAGTTTGCGGATAGAACGCCTGCCACGCGAACCAATAAGCTTTCACCGAAGGAAGAACCTCGCCGTTTTCTATCCGCCTGACCACCGCCAGTTGGGTGGCGGGGTGGTAAGTGATTTCGAGAGCGGCAGAATTGAGTTCATCGCGCACGGTCTGGCCGGGCGGCAGGGATTTCAAAGGATACGCGCGAGCCACGCCGTCCACGATGACCCCGACGACCCAATCTTTTTTCGGCAATTCCTTCCGGTGCGTCGGCACGGGAAACATGGTATCGGGGCTTTGTCCATAACTGGCGTAGGCGTTGCCGGAGTAGTTGCGCTGCGAGCCGGTCTGCGTGGAGAGCACTTCGCCCTGCGAATACTTCTCCTTCCACGCCGCCCAGGTCAGATGTTCGCTGGCCAGCCATTCCAATTCGGCGTTCACCTGAGGGCCGGATACGGCCTTCATCGCGAGTTGCGACCAGAGTGAATCAGTCTGCCGGTCATACATCAGCACGTCGCTGTTGTGCAGCAGGCCGGAGACGCCAAACGCCAGCGGGCGGTTGCCGACTTGACGATTAAACGCCATCGCCGTGCCGCACAACGGACAATACGTCACCGCGATGGGTTGTCCGGCCAGATCGTCATTCACGATTTCGTGCCACACGAGAACCCGCAGCGGATAC contains the following coding sequences:
- a CDS encoding DUF3179 domain-containing protein — protein: MKHSSRSRFRAKLFLPLLACTATAWLFRDPIRTGVALLVAGAGLATESVEAAPQSRGFFNGFNVSNATIPTSEILSGGPGRDGIPSIDKPKFVRPTAANFMLPDDLVVSVTIGDRTRAYPLRVLVWHEIVNDDLAGQPIAVTYCPLCGTAMAFNRQVGNRPLAFGVSGLLHNSDVLMYDRQTDSLWSQLAMKAVSGPQVNAELEWLASEHLTWAAWKEKYSQGEVLSTQTGSQRNYSGNAYASYGQSPDTMFPVPTHRKELPKKDWVVGVIVDGVARAYPLKSLPPGQTVRDELNSAALEITYHPATQLAVVRRIENGEVLPSVKAYWFAWQAFYPQTGLWQPQ